The Bartonella sp. HY328 genome contains the following window.
TGGTGATGATAAGATAATAAGCAGGTGACAAGGGATTTTCACTATATTGCAAAATAAGAGTGAAGATCGGCTGCGCTGTTCCTCCAAAAATGGCAATTCCCAAAGCATAAGTCATAGAAAAACCACTTGCCCTTATATATTGCGGAAAACTCTCACAAAGCAATACAACCAACCCAGCACCGCTTATATTTTGCAAAGCGGTGAAGACGATAATCACGCCATAGAATACAAAAACATTGCTATAAAGATTTGCAATATAAAGCCCCGGAAACAGTAAAAACAGTAGAATAAGGCGCGGAATGATGATTGTCTTTTTGCGACCAAACCTGTCGGCACATAAACCACCAATTAAACCAAAGGAAACCATAGCTATGCCCATGACAATCGTCGATACCATAGCATAATCGGCCGTCAATTTAAGCTCGGTTAAAGCATAAGTGGTCATATAATTTAAAAAATATTGAGTAATGGTTGCGCCTGAAAGGACAAGTATGCCTAAAATAATCATTCGCCGATATTTAACCCAAGCACTAATGATAAGTTCTTGAGATGACACTGAAGCTATAGATTTGGGGGCATGATAGGTTTCTTTTAAATGCCGCCGCATCAATAGACCAAGTGGTAAAATAATCAAACCGATAGCAAAGGGAATGCGCCACCCCCAGCTTGCTAATTGTTGAGGGGTGAGATATTTAGCAAGAAAAAAGCCAAACAAACCAGCAATGATTGCTGCACAGCCTTGCGCCACAATTTGCCAACTGGTAAAAAACGCCCGCCTATTAGCTGGTGCTGCCTCCATCATGAAAGTGATTGACGGTCCTGCTTCGCCGCCCCAAGCAAGCCCTTGAATCAAGCGGATAAAAACCAATAAAATGGGTGCAAAAATTCCAATTTTAGCATAATCTGGTAATATAACCATGCCACCAGTACCAATGGCCATAAGCACCATGGTTAGCAACATAGCGGCTTTTCGTCCGGCTCTATCTGCATATTGACCAATAAAAATAGCTCCCAAAGGACGGGCAATAAAACCAACAGAAAAGGTTAATACTGTACTGAACAAGCTCCAAAAACCGTTTTTAAATGGAAAAAACGCTTCAGAGATGATGACTGTAAATGTTGCATAAAGAATAAAATCAAAATATTCGATAGCATTGCCAAGAACAACGGCAGCGACATCACGCTTTGGAATTGAGTGTTGTTGATCCTGTGTTTGCTGCATAAAAAATCCATATGTATATTTTGATGCGATCTTATTCGCTAAATTTAAAATGGCTCCCTAAAGCAATTTTGCAAATATGTGAAGTATGTTTTACTATCATTGAGCGAAATGCTTGGCTAAAAAAAATCCCATTCATGATATACATGAATGAGATTTTGCGTTTTTAAACCAGCTTTTCAGAACTATTTCTTGCCTGATTGCAGTCTTTCAAGCGCTTTGGTTAAACCCTTAAGTGAAAACTGCACATCGGCAGCTTGACCGTTCATAACCATGAAGCGAGCTTTACCCTCATTGCCTTTTTTAAATGTGGCAAGGGTCTTTTCATCCAAAAGCACCTGCGCCCAGCAACCTTGTTGGTTGCAATAACGGAAAGGCAACTGCATAACATTTTGTTTTTCAACAGTGAATAGAATACCTTCGAGTAAGAACACATTAAGCGGCACTACGGTGGTCAACATAAGCACTGGTTTGTCACCTGGCTTTTCACCATTCACTTGCGCAATGGCCATGATTAAAACATTGGCAATATTTTCACCTTGTTTTGCTTGGCGTATTTGTAAAACTTCACAATTTTTTGTAAATTGATCGCTAACCTTAACGTCAGTACACCGATAAACCCAATCGCCAAATTGCTCAGGCGGACTACTCGGAGCCCCGCTATTACCTCCTGCTGCAGGCGGATTGCGAACTAGACCTTGATTTGCATCTTGTGCAACAGCAGGTACAGCAAACATCGCCACACAAATTGCACTAATAGCGCTGAGGAAATTAAACTTCATTTACTTGCTCCAATTAGATGACTGGCCACTTTTTTCTATTCCTGACAATATCATTAATAAACCCAGCCAAATATTTTTAAACTTATATATTTTAACATAGCTAACAGATTTTGAAACATTCGCCATAAGCCATTTTTATGTATTCTACATATATTAATAGCGCTTAAAATAATAGAGCAAACATCATCAAACATTGTTGCATCACTTAAAACTTATCTGTCAAATAAGTATGCTTAGAAAATGACAAATCATAACTTTTTACCATTTGACCAAAATGTTATGGCCAAACATAAAATCCATATAATATCTTAAATACAAATCCCTTTTTGCCTTTTTTAGTTTTTACTTCAAGAAATAATATCCCTTTTTATAAGTGCGATACAAATCCTTGATAATCATGTTTTTTAAGCGAAGGGAGGCAGTTTCACTTAAATTTTAAGCATTATCATTGATATATTAAACTAATTAAGGTGAAATCATAATATTTCAAGGATATTCCTAAGAGTTTAAACAAGTTACTATATTATTCACTTCACCAACCCCAATTTCCCTTTTATGCTTTTTAAATTGGCTTACGCTATAAGGACCTTTATACAATCATCAATCCATCATGAAAAATATCAAATTTAGCAATATAACGCAGTTCAATGACTGGCTTTTTGAAAAAATAGTTTAATTCCAAAATTAATGCATATTTTGTCATCAATATGTTTTAACAATAAAATTACTTTAAAACCGCGAACACAAGAATCAATATCCATGAGCGAAGCAAATCCAAATAGAGCAGACAATCGCGAATTCCCAGCGGTTGATATTTACGATGAAGACGGCGTTATTTCAGGACAATTTTTGGAAGCTGTAGAAAATGCTGTTTTAGAAAATAATGCACTTTTTTTGGACGAAAATGTCGCCTCGCTTCACCCCTCTGAACTTGGTCATCTTATTGATGCGTTAGAGCCAGCGCAACGCCCCGAGCTTATCATACAGCTTGGTGAAAGCTTTGACTTTACCGCGCTTACCGAGGTTGATGATGCGGTACGCCTTGAAATTATGGAAGCACTACCGACTGAGCAAATTGTCGAAGGTGTGCAAGATATTGATTCCGATGATGCGGTGTATCTGCTTGAAGATCTTGATGATGAAGACCGGCAAGAAATTCTTGCTAAACTCCCTTTTACAGAACAAGTGAGCCTTCGTCGTTCGCTTGATTTTCCTGAGGAAAGTGCGGGCCGGCGCATGCAAACGGAATTTGTTGCAGTGCCGCCATTTTGGACCATTGGCCAAGTTATTGACTATATGCGTGAAGAGCAGAATTTGCCGGATCATTTTTCGCAAATATTTGTGATCGACGCAACATTTAAGCTTATGGGTAGCCTTGATCTTGACCGCCTCTTGCGCACCCAAAGGCCCGTGCGTGTTGATGATGTGATGCATGAAGCACGCCATGTCATTCCAGCGACGATGGATCAGGAAGAAGCCGCGCAGATTTTTGGCCAATATGACTTGCTATCGGCTGCAGTAGTTGACGAAAATGAGCGCTTGCTTGGTGTTTTAACCATTGATGATGTGGTCGATGTTATCCAGCAGGAAGCTGAAGAAGATTTGATGCGCATGGGCGGTGTTGGTGATGAAGAACTCTCAGACAGCGTTTTATCTACCGCTAAATCGCGCTTACCTTGGCTATCAGTCAATTTGCTTACAGCTCTCGCATCAGCCTCTATTATTAGTATTTTTGATGGTACCATTAAAGAAATGGTGGCACTTGCTGCCCTTATGCCGATTGTTGCCTCTATGGGCGGCAATGCTGCCACCCAAACTATGACGGTAACGGTACGCGCCGTTGCGACGAAAGACATTGATATCTATAACGCTGCCCGTGTTATTCGCCGCGAATTGACGATAGGACTGTTAAACGGCACGCTTTTTGCTTTACTAATTGGCACTGCCGCTGGTTTGCATTACTGGTCAGTAGACCTTGGCTGTATTATTGCGGCTGCAATGGTGATCAATATGCTTGCTGCGGCATTAGGCGGTATTTTAACTCCGCTATTGTTAAACCGCTTTGGCGCAGATCCTGCCATTGCCTCATCGGTATTTGTCACCATGATTACCGACGTTGTTGGTTTTTTTTCGTTCCTCGGACTTGCAACTTGGTGGTTTGGTCTTTGGTAAAGCCGCAAGCCCAATAAAGCAAAAGAGATTATTACGGGGTTAGAATGATATGATACGCGAGTTTTACACGATTAAAGATCTTACCAAGGAATTTAACATTACCCCAAGGACACTGCGTTATTATGAGGATGAAGGCCTTATCCAACCGATAAGGCAAGGCCGCATGCGCCTTTATTCTCAATTAGATCATAATAGAATTACCGCAATTTTACGTGCGAGACGACTTAATTTTTCGTTGGAAGAAATTCAACAATTATTGCACATAAACGACCACCCCTCGCAAGATGGCCAAACATTGCGGCACATTCTTGACCATATCAATACTCAACGCCAAAAGCTAAAACAAATGCGCCAAGATATTAATGATCAATTAGATGAACTTGAGCGCCTTGAAGATCGCTCATTTGAACGTTTGGCCGAACTTGGCGTAATGCGGTAATGAACTATTTTAGTCTTTTTTAAATACGCAATTAATTTGCATTCTGCGCAGGTTTTTCCAATACATCATCGCCAAAGAGGCAAGTTTTACGAATAGCTTGAATGCGATCATCATCTATGCCGATAAGCCCATGTACCAAATCTTCCAAAAGCCCCTGCTTATCAAGCTCATCATAAGCGCAGCTACAAAATTTTACTGCTTGTTCTTGCGGCCCGTCAAAATCCTTAAGACAAGCAGTTTCTTGCGCACTTCTTATCTCAGCAATTGTTGGCTCGCGTAACGGAATAATACTCGAATATGCGAAAAATGCCGCCATTAAAATAGGTTGATGAATAAGATAGATAAGAAGCGTATGGCGGCCAAACCATTGTAACAACCGGTTTAAAAAATTTGGTTTGATACCAGCCTGCAAAAGCGACAAAACATTTAACTTATCCGTTAATTGCGCAAGGGTTAAGCCTAGCAAGCCAGCGGAAAACCATGGGAAAAATGGTACATAATCAAATGTTGATGGTGGCGCCGGATTTAATCCTAGCCATAAAAATGCATTTCCATAGACAGGCGGTAAAAAATGTGGCGCATAAAAAACGGCTACTGCAACAATTACATTAATTAGCCAAGACATACGCAAAAACAACAAGCCAATAAAGCTGGTTAAGGCAATTTCATGTAGAATACCAAAATAAATAAAATTATCAGGCATAATATAAAAGGTAGCTAAGCTGACTAGACCTGCCGCCAGAATAATAACAATAAATCGCCGCGTAAATGCGTGCCATTTTATTGCGTTACCATGAGCAAGATAGAGGCTAAAGCCACTTAAAAACAAAAAGCTACTGGCCACAATACGCGCAAGATCAACTAACCAGCCATTAGCTATTGCATCAGCGGAAATATAACCAAAATAAGCAAGATCCCAGCTAAAATGGAACACCACCATGCCGATTAACGCAATAGCGCGCAATATATCAAGCTTTTCTAGCCGTAATCGTTTTTGTGGGGTATTATTGACCGCGCTTGTTTTTACCATAAAATCTACAACCCCATGAATTTAAATATGCAATTAAATGGCAGCTATAAACTAAATAAATACACTATTTCAAGCTGCCCAAAACTAGATTTCTTTCGCTTAAAGCGCAATAATATTGGCTATTAAATACTCTCATTCATCATAAATTTGAAAGGATATATATTTTTTCCAACCAAAAGCATAATTATCACCTTTTATTGAACAACCGAGTACGATAAAAATTATATTGATATTTTTGATATTCGTTTTCCCCGAAATTTACCAAAATTAGATTCATAGGGTCAAAATACGT
Protein-coding sequences here:
- a CDS encoding MFS transporter; the encoded protein is MQQTQDQQHSIPKRDVAAVVLGNAIEYFDFILYATFTVIISEAFFPFKNGFWSLFSTVLTFSVGFIARPLGAIFIGQYADRAGRKAAMLLTMVLMAIGTGGMVILPDYAKIGIFAPILLVFIRLIQGLAWGGEAGPSITFMMEAAPANRRAFFTSWQIVAQGCAAIIAGLFGFFLAKYLTPQQLASWGWRIPFAIGLIILPLGLLMRRHLKETYHAPKSIASVSSQELIISAWVKYRRMIILGILVLSGATITQYFLNYMTTYALTELKLTADYAMVSTIVMGIAMVSFGLIGGLCADRFGRKKTIIIPRLILLFLLFPGLYIANLYSNVFVFYGVIIVFTALQNISGAGLVVLLCESFPQYIRASGFSMTYALGIAIFGGTAQPIFTLILQYSENPLSPAYYLIITNIICIVATVLFTEHKISKR
- a CDS encoding invasion associated locus B family protein; translation: MKFNFLSAISAICVAMFAVPAVAQDANQGLVRNPPAAGGNSGAPSSPPEQFGDWVYRCTDVKVSDQFTKNCEVLQIRQAKQGENIANVLIMAIAQVNGEKPGDKPVLMLTTVVPLNVFLLEGILFTVEKQNVMQLPFRYCNQQGCWAQVLLDEKTLATFKKGNEGKARFMVMNGQAADVQFSLKGLTKALERLQSGKK
- the mgtE gene encoding magnesium transporter, with translation MSEANPNRADNREFPAVDIYDEDGVISGQFLEAVENAVLENNALFLDENVASLHPSELGHLIDALEPAQRPELIIQLGESFDFTALTEVDDAVRLEIMEALPTEQIVEGVQDIDSDDAVYLLEDLDDEDRQEILAKLPFTEQVSLRRSLDFPEESAGRRMQTEFVAVPPFWTIGQVIDYMREEQNLPDHFSQIFVIDATFKLMGSLDLDRLLRTQRPVRVDDVMHEARHVIPATMDQEEAAQIFGQYDLLSAAVVDENERLLGVLTIDDVVDVIQQEAEEDLMRMGGVGDEELSDSVLSTAKSRLPWLSVNLLTALASASIISIFDGTIKEMVALAALMPIVASMGGNAATQTMTVTVRAVATKDIDIYNAARVIRRELTIGLLNGTLFALLIGTAAGLHYWSVDLGCIIAAAMVINMLAAALGGILTPLLLNRFGADPAIASSVFVTMITDVVGFFSFLGLATWWFGLW
- a CDS encoding MerR family transcriptional regulator, producing MIREFYTIKDLTKEFNITPRTLRYYEDEGLIQPIRQGRMRLYSQLDHNRITAILRARRLNFSLEEIQQLLHINDHPSQDGQTLRHILDHINTQRQKLKQMRQDINDQLDELERLEDRSFERLAELGVMR
- a CDS encoding heparan-alpha-glucosaminide N-acetyltransferase, which codes for MVKTSAVNNTPQKRLRLEKLDILRAIALIGMVVFHFSWDLAYFGYISADAIANGWLVDLARIVASSFLFLSGFSLYLAHGNAIKWHAFTRRFIVIILAAGLVSLATFYIMPDNFIYFGILHEIALTSFIGLLFLRMSWLINVIVAVAVFYAPHFLPPVYGNAFLWLGLNPAPPSTFDYVPFFPWFSAGLLGLTLAQLTDKLNVLSLLQAGIKPNFLNRLLQWFGRHTLLIYLIHQPILMAAFFAYSSIIPLREPTIAEIRSAQETACLKDFDGPQEQAVKFCSCAYDELDKQGLLEDLVHGLIGIDDDRIQAIRKTCLFGDDVLEKPAQNAN